A genomic region of Nostoc sp. UHCC 0702 contains the following coding sequences:
- the folD gene encoding bifunctional methylenetetrahydrofolate dehydrogenase/methenyltetrahydrofolate cyclohydrolase FolD, with the protein METKTAKLLDGKALAAKIHQELSSRIQKSQAKIGRPPGLAVLMVGDNPASAAYVRNKERACAKVGIASFGKHFQAETTQKELEEVIAALNQDEQVDGILVQLPLPNHLDAVTLLHQIDPDKDADGLHPVNLGRLVRGEAGLRSCTPAGVMRLLQEYQIPLRGKQAVVVGRSILVGKPMALMLLEADATVTIAHSRSQDLTAITKNADILIAAVGRPGLITPDMVKPGAVVIDVGMNRITDANGNSRLVGDVDLESIAGVAEFITPVPGGVGPMTVAMLLQNTVTSYFKKAGS; encoded by the coding sequence ATGGAAACAAAAACTGCCAAACTTCTTGATGGTAAAGCTTTAGCCGCAAAAATTCACCAAGAACTCTCTAGTCGCATTCAAAAATCACAAGCCAAAATTGGACGCCCCCCTGGTTTAGCGGTACTGATGGTTGGCGATAATCCAGCATCAGCAGCCTATGTACGCAATAAAGAGCGAGCTTGTGCTAAAGTGGGCATTGCCTCTTTCGGCAAGCACTTTCAGGCAGAAACCACCCAAAAAGAACTAGAGGAAGTAATAGCGGCACTTAACCAAGATGAACAGGTGGATGGTATTCTGGTGCAGCTACCTTTACCTAACCACTTGGATGCTGTGACTCTGCTGCATCAAATAGACCCCGATAAAGATGCTGACGGACTACACCCTGTGAATTTGGGGCGACTTGTGCGAGGCGAAGCAGGTTTACGCAGCTGTACGCCAGCCGGTGTGATGCGGCTGTTGCAGGAATATCAAATACCCTTAAGGGGAAAACAAGCTGTGGTAGTGGGACGTAGTATTTTGGTGGGTAAGCCGATGGCTTTGATGCTACTAGAAGCAGATGCTACCGTTACTATTGCTCATTCGCGATCGCAAGACCTCACTGCTATCACCAAAAACGCTGATATTCTCATTGCTGCCGTTGGTCGTCCAGGATTAATTACTCCTGACATGGTGAAACCTGGCGCTGTTGTGATAGATGTAGGGATGAATCGCATTACTGATGCCAATGGCAATAGTCGCTTAGTAGGCGATGTCGATTTAGAATCAATTGCTGGGGTCGCGGAATTTATTACCCCTGTTCCTGGTGGTGTAGGCCCTATGACTGTCGCAATGCTTTTGCAAAACACAGTAACCAGCTATTTCAAGAAGGCAGGAAGTTAA
- a CDS encoding AI-2E family transporter, translated as MQSANKLPRWLAMGLAFPIAILNGWLLLQVVQYFQPLVSVVAAAILLAFVLNYPIQFLQAKGIKRNLAIGGVLLLTVVILVGLGITLVPLILQQLNELANILPSWIDSGTQQLQTFQEWALNQQQIPINFSGLFTQVLDRLSSQLQTFTGQILSFAVDTINVVVNVLLAVVLTIYMILNGDRLWDGVYQWFPPSTTSKVRQLLRKDFQNYFIGQATLGAVLGVTVTLVFVGLRVPLALLFGIGIGFFSLFPFGTGIGIAIVSLLVALQNFWLGVEVLVVAVAIDQVNSNFVAPRILGDLTGLNPVWVVISLLVGAKLGGVLGLLIAIPTASFIKDIADSWRAGAFYHLHDVEPESAKVTTDTAVIHK; from the coding sequence ATGCAATCAGCAAACAAACTGCCACGATGGTTAGCTATGGGATTGGCATTTCCTATTGCCATTCTCAATGGTTGGCTATTGCTCCAGGTTGTACAGTATTTTCAACCCTTGGTGAGTGTTGTTGCCGCCGCCATCCTGCTGGCTTTTGTTTTAAACTATCCAATTCAGTTTTTACAGGCAAAAGGCATCAAACGCAACTTGGCAATTGGGGGAGTTTTGCTGTTGACTGTGGTGATCTTAGTGGGTTTAGGTATCACTTTGGTTCCCCTAATCCTACAACAACTTAATGAACTGGCTAACATTTTGCCGAGTTGGATTGATTCTGGGACTCAACAACTGCAAACTTTCCAGGAATGGGCTTTAAATCAACAGCAAATTCCCATTAATTTCAGCGGCTTATTTACCCAAGTTCTTGACCGATTATCTAGCCAGCTACAGACATTTACTGGTCAAATTCTTAGTTTTGCTGTGGATACCATCAATGTTGTTGTCAATGTGCTGCTGGCGGTGGTGTTAACTATTTATATGATATTAAATGGCGATCGCCTCTGGGATGGAGTTTATCAGTGGTTTCCCCCATCAACTACGTCAAAAGTGCGACAATTACTGAGAAAAGATTTCCAGAATTACTTTATCGGTCAGGCAACACTGGGTGCTGTGCTGGGGGTGACAGTTACACTGGTGTTTGTGGGGCTGCGAGTTCCCCTGGCTTTACTTTTCGGCATTGGCATTGGTTTTTTCTCTCTCTTCCCCTTTGGCACGGGTATAGGTATCGCTATAGTTAGTCTGTTAGTAGCGTTGCAAAACTTTTGGCTGGGAGTAGAAGTTTTAGTTGTAGCTGTAGCGATTGATCAGGTAAATTCTAATTTTGTCGCACCCCGCATTCTCGGCGATTTGACTGGCTTAAATCCGGTGTGGGTGGTAATCTCCTTGTTGGTGGGAGCCAAATTAGGAGGAGTGCTGGGCTTGCTAATTGCTATTCCCACTGCCAGTTTTATCAAAGACATTGCAGATAGCTGGCGTGCTGGGGCTTTTTATCACTTACATGATGTTGAGCCAGAATCTGCAAAAGTCACAACTGACACAGCAGTAATTCATAAGTAG
- a CDS encoding phosphoglycerate dehydrogenase — MSKVLVSDTIDQAGIDILSQVATVDIKTGLKPAELIEIIGEYDALMIRSGTRVTQEIIEAGTQLKIIGRAGVGVDNVDVPAATRKGIVVVNSPEGNTIAAAEHALAMMLALSRHIPDANASVKRGAWDRNSFIGVEVYKKTLGIVGLGKIGSHVAAVAKAMGMKLLAYDPFISTERAEQIGCQLVELDLLFTQADYITLHIPKTPETTHLINAVTLAKMKPNARIINCARGGIIEETALAAAVKAGKIAGAALDVFESEPLGESELRSLGKEMILTPHLGASTSEAQVNVAIDVAEQIRDVLLGLPARSAVNIPGLGPDVLEELKPYMQLAETLGNLVGQLAGGRVELLNVRLQGELATNKSQPLVVASLKGLLYQALRERVNYVNASIEAKERGIRVIETRDASARDYAGSLHLEATGTLGTHSVTGALLGGKEIHLTDVDGFPINVPPSKYMLFTLHRDMPGIIGKLGSLLGSFNVNIASMQVGRKIVRGDAVMALTIDDPLPDGILSEITKVPGIRDAFTVTL; from the coding sequence ATGTCCAAGGTTCTTGTCTCCGATACCATTGACCAGGCTGGAATTGACATTCTTTCGCAAGTTGCGACTGTAGATATCAAAACAGGTCTAAAACCAGCGGAATTAATAGAAATTATTGGTGAATACGACGCACTAATGATTCGCTCTGGCACCCGCGTTACCCAAGAAATTATTGAAGCTGGCACACAGTTGAAAATCATCGGTCGTGCGGGAGTGGGTGTAGATAATGTGGATGTTCCCGCAGCCACACGCAAAGGAATTGTAGTAGTCAATTCTCCCGAAGGTAACACCATCGCCGCCGCCGAACACGCCCTAGCCATGATGTTGGCTTTGTCTCGGCACATCCCCGATGCTAACGCTTCAGTCAAACGCGGTGCATGGGATCGCAATAGCTTTATTGGTGTAGAAGTTTACAAAAAAACTCTTGGCATTGTCGGCTTAGGGAAAATTGGCTCTCATGTTGCGGCTGTAGCCAAAGCAATGGGGATGAAACTTTTAGCTTACGATCCCTTTATCTCCACAGAACGAGCCGAACAAATTGGTTGTCAGTTGGTGGAGTTGGATTTGCTTTTCACTCAAGCAGACTACATCACACTCCACATTCCCAAAACACCAGAAACTACCCATTTAATCAACGCCGTCACCTTGGCGAAAATGAAACCCAACGCCCGGATTATTAACTGCGCTCGTGGTGGCATCATAGAAGAAACAGCTTTAGCAGCAGCCGTAAAAGCGGGTAAAATCGCAGGTGCAGCCTTGGATGTATTCGAGAGTGAACCACTGGGTGAATCAGAATTGCGATCGCTAGGCAAAGAAATGATCCTCACCCCCCACTTAGGCGCATCCACCAGCGAAGCCCAAGTGAACGTAGCCATAGATGTTGCCGAACAAATTCGGGACGTACTCCTGGGACTACCCGCCCGTTCAGCCGTAAATATACCAGGACTCGGCCCCGATGTCCTCGAAGAACTCAAACCCTACATGCAGCTAGCCGAAACCTTGGGTAACTTGGTAGGACAGCTAGCCGGCGGACGAGTGGAATTACTCAACGTGCGACTCCAAGGTGAATTGGCAACTAACAAAAGTCAGCCTTTAGTAGTTGCATCCCTCAAAGGACTACTTTATCAAGCCCTACGGGAGCGAGTAAATTACGTCAACGCCAGCATCGAAGCCAAAGAAAGAGGAATTCGCGTCATTGAAACCCGCGATGCTTCAGCTCGTGACTACGCAGGCTCACTACATCTAGAAGCCACAGGTACTTTAGGTACTCATTCTGTCACAGGCGCATTGTTAGGCGGCAAAGAAATCCACCTCACCGACGTTGATGGTTTCCCAATTAACGTACCACCAAGCAAATACATGTTGTTTACCCTGCACCGTGACATGCCAGGAATTATTGGCAAACTCGGTTCCCTACTGGGCAGCTTTAATGTCAATATTGCCAGTATGCAGGTAGGCCGCAAAATCGTCCGTGGTGATGCGGTGATGGCTTTGACTATCGACGATCCCTTACCCGATGGGATTTTGTCTGAAATTACCAAAGTCCCTGGAATTCGAGACGCGTTTACAGTCACACTATAA
- a CDS encoding NUDIX hydrolase, whose product MSNQQAHVAIAILYQQDKFLMQLRDNIPNIAAAGCWGLFGGHLEPGETPEIALKRELLEEISYELPPFYEFGCYPDDKVIRHVFHAPLLVELNQLVLNEGWDMGLLTPADIRQGNCYSQNAGEVRPLGAMHQRIMLDFLTYSPPLKGGES is encoded by the coding sequence ATGAGTAATCAACAAGCACATGTAGCGATCGCTATTCTTTACCAACAAGACAAGTTTCTCATGCAACTGCGCGACAATATCCCCAATATTGCCGCTGCTGGTTGTTGGGGGCTGTTTGGCGGGCATCTCGAACCCGGTGAAACGCCAGAGATAGCACTGAAGCGAGAACTTTTAGAAGAAATCAGCTATGAATTACCACCTTTTTATGAATTCGGCTGTTATCCAGATGATAAAGTTATCAGACATGTTTTTCATGCACCGCTGTTGGTGGAATTAAATCAACTAGTTTTGAATGAAGGCTGGGATATGGGGTTATTGACACCGGCAGATATTCGTCAAGGTAACTGTTATTCGCAAAACGCTGGTGAAGTGCGACCTTTAGGGGCGATGCATCAGCGAATTATGTTGGATTTTTTGACATACTCACCGCCCTTAAAGGGCGGTGAGTCTTGA
- a CDS encoding 50S ribosomal protein L11 methyltransferase translates to MANTWWELEILCEPALEDSIFWRLENFGSRGTASESKGNSCIVKAYLARFQAQLLDLAALSLWLRQDALCVGLSVPTLHWRLIDEEDWATSWKQYWQPQEIGDRFLINPAWLPLPQTLDRLVIRLDPGVAFGTGTHATTQLCLESLEMRMTDLPEAFAGKTSKKEPMVIADIGCGSGILSIGAVLLGAEKVYAVDTDPLAVQSTFSNRALNDISPERLIPTEGSVDMVTRLLGGQPVDGIVCNILANVIIELIPEITAIAKLSTWAVFSGILLEQSKTVADALEEHGWVVATLWKRKEWCCLNVRRS, encoded by the coding sequence ATGGCAAACACCTGGTGGGAACTAGAGATTTTATGTGAACCAGCACTGGAAGATTCCATCTTTTGGCGGCTGGAAAATTTTGGTAGTCGTGGTACAGCTAGTGAAAGCAAAGGTAATTCCTGTATAGTGAAGGCTTACCTAGCGAGATTTCAAGCACAGCTACTAGATTTGGCAGCCCTATCGCTGTGGCTGCGTCAAGATGCCTTGTGTGTAGGATTATCTGTTCCTACCCTGCACTGGCGCTTAATTGACGAGGAAGATTGGGCCACTAGCTGGAAACAATATTGGCAACCGCAGGAAATAGGCGATCGCTTCCTCATCAACCCCGCATGGCTACCATTACCACAAACATTAGACAGGTTAGTGATTCGCCTCGACCCAGGTGTAGCATTTGGCACTGGAACTCATGCCACAACCCAGCTATGTTTAGAATCACTAGAAATGCGGATGACTGATTTACCAGAAGCTTTTGCAGGAAAGACTAGCAAAAAAGAGCCTATGGTAATTGCGGATATAGGTTGTGGCTCTGGTATACTTTCCATCGGGGCGGTGCTATTGGGTGCTGAGAAAGTCTACGCAGTGGATACCGACCCCTTAGCGGTACAATCAACTTTTAGTAATCGCGCCTTGAACGACATTAGTCCAGAACGGTTGATTCCAACCGAAGGTAGTGTAGACATGGTGACGAGATTACTGGGAGGACAACCAGTTGATGGCATAGTCTGCAACATTTTAGCCAATGTAATTATCGAGTTAATACCAGAAATAACCGCGATCGCCAAACTAAGTACATGGGCTGTTTTCAGCGGCATATTACTAGAACAATCCAAAACAGTTGCTGACGCCTTAGAAGAACATGGCTGGGTTGTTGCCACCCTTTGGAAAAGAAAAGAATGGTGTTGCTTGAATGTCAGACGTTCTTAA
- the tnpA gene encoding IS200/IS605 family transposase, with amino-acid sequence MTSGLRKQRHSVSDLKIHLVCVTKYKRKIFTAESLELIHKSFVEVSKKMDFNVLEFNGESDHIHVLLEYPPKLSISQMVNSLKGVSSRRYGQAGYPKPYGKDAVWSPSYFVSSVGGAPIEVLKKYIQDQEKPS; translated from the coding sequence ATGACAAGTGGTTTGAGAAAACAAAGGCATAGTGTTTCAGACCTAAAAATACATTTGGTCTGCGTGACTAAATATAAAAGAAAGATATTTACTGCTGAAAGTCTTGAACTCATCCACAAGTCATTTGTAGAAGTCTCCAAAAAAATGGATTTTAATGTCCTAGAATTTAATGGAGAATCCGATCATATTCATGTTTTGTTAGAATATCCCCCAAAGCTTTCAATTTCCCAGATGGTCAATTCACTAAAAGGAGTATCCAGTCGTAGATATGGTCAAGCTGGATACCCAAAACCTTACGGGAAAGATGCTGTTTGGAGTCCTAGCTATTTTGTATCCTCTGTTGGAGGTGCGCCAATTGAAGTTCTTAAAAAATACATTCAAGACCAAGAAAAGCCGTCGTAG
- a CDS encoding polyprenyl synthetase family protein, with amino-acid sequence MVAADNLQKMPEEATFNLKAYLKERQKICEAALNEAIPVIYPETIYESMRYSLLAGGKRLRPILCLATCEMIGGTIDMAMPAACAVEMIHTMSLIHDDLPAMDNDDYRRGQLTNHKVYNEAIAILAGDGLLALAFEFVAAQTPQSVPRERVLQVIARLGRALGAAGLVGGQVVDLDSEGKSDISLETLNFIHNHKTAALLEASVVCGGIVAGASSEDVQRLTRYSQNIGLAFQIVDDILDITATTEQLGKSAGKDIAAKKVTYPSLWGIEESRAKAQQLIEAACAELEPFGELAQPLQAIAHYITSRNH; translated from the coding sequence ATGGTAGCAGCCGATAACCTTCAGAAGATGCCAGAGGAAGCCACTTTTAACCTAAAAGCCTATCTCAAAGAGCGGCAAAAGATTTGTGAAGCAGCTCTGAATGAGGCTATACCCGTGATTTATCCAGAAACGATTTATGAATCAATGCGCTACTCGCTATTAGCTGGAGGTAAGCGCTTACGCCCCATTCTCTGCCTTGCTACCTGTGAAATGATCGGTGGCACAATCGATATGGCAATGCCAGCAGCTTGTGCAGTGGAAATGATCCACACCATGTCGCTGATTCACGACGACCTGCCAGCAATGGATAATGATGATTACCGTCGCGGTCAGCTGACGAATCACAAAGTCTACAATGAAGCGATCGCCATTTTAGCTGGTGATGGTCTGTTGGCTTTAGCTTTTGAGTTCGTTGCCGCTCAAACCCCCCAAAGCGTTCCTAGAGAGCGAGTTTTACAAGTAATTGCCCGACTTGGACGCGCACTAGGGGCTGCTGGTTTGGTCGGTGGTCAAGTGGTTGATCTCGACTCGGAAGGTAAGTCAGATATTTCCCTAGAAACCCTCAATTTTATTCATAACCACAAAACAGCTGCCTTATTAGAAGCCTCTGTGGTTTGTGGCGGAATTGTAGCTGGGGCCTCATCAGAAGATGTGCAACGACTGACTCGCTATTCTCAGAATATCGGACTGGCATTTCAGATTGTAGATGATATTCTAGATATCACTGCGACAACAGAACAGTTAGGTAAAAGCGCTGGTAAGGATATCGCAGCCAAGAAAGTGACTTATCCCAGCCTTTGGGGCATTGAGGAATCCCGTGCTAAAGCCCAGCAGCTAATTGAGGCAGCTTGTGCAGAATTAGAACCATTTGGGGAACTAGCACAGCCACTACAAGCGATCGCTCACTATATCACCAGTCGCAATCACTAA